Proteins from one Triticum aestivum cultivar Chinese Spring chromosome 7A, IWGSC CS RefSeq v2.1, whole genome shotgun sequence genomic window:
- the LOC123153107 gene encoding L-type lectin-domain containing receptor kinase IX.2-like: protein MVVVSPATSRLGIILAGCLFSFLLSHDHVVIAHAATASPAPPLSFSFDFANTSDYSLQDLRFEGDAALNGDLVDLTCNSVESKESYYCKGRMSYNHPIPLYDKSTGEVASFATTFIFAIHLIPNRTKKGDGLTFFLSTYPSRLPPESSSNLLGLISSSDTSAVGEDRFVAVEFDTYSNPWDPTGASDHIGIDLSSVTSVSTTRLPSYSLNGTMTATITFVNTTRTLEAILHFDYSNHSLAAARVKTQLPDPLDALLPPVVAVGFSAATGGNTELHQIHSWSFNSTMAPRARGRDNSLIIGGAVVVALALVVIIWSILSWCRWTRTRDSFGTGTRLKRFEYREVSTATDGFSDKKKIGAGGFGVVYSGSLKADQPVAVKKILKDSRGEFKDFLAELDAVGRTGHGNVVRLEGWCCSINNFMFWCLHRQNVKLFLVYELVPNGNLHEHLHERPEVLSWARRYKIVKGIGSALHYLHHLCKPCILHRDIKPSNILLDHDFNAKLGDFGLSRVAQYDDDTSLITAVAVGTVDYMDPLCKKHGQVKLRPSSDVYSFGIVLLEILHGENNPDLLRKLHRDQPETFVSDAADKKLDGQFDKIEMERVIVLALQCCDLDESQRPSMAAAMLFLENGGELPPATPDRSKPP, encoded by the exons ATGGTGGTCGTCTCGCCTGCAACCTCACGTCTCGGCATCATCCTCGCCGGCTGCTTGTTCTCTTTCCTCCTATCCCACGATCATGTCGTCATTGCCCACGCGGCAACCGCCTCACCGGCGCCGCCGCTTTCCTTCAGCTTCGACTTCGCAAACACCTCCGACTACAGTTTACAAGACCTCCGGTTCGAGGGCGACGCCGCCCTGAACGGTGACCTGGTCGACCTCACCTGCAACTCCGTAGAGTCCAAGGAGAGCTATTACTGCAAGGGCCGGATGTCGTACAACCACCCGATTCCCTTGTACGACAAGAGCACCGGCGAAGTGGCCAGCTTCGCCACAACCTTCATCTTCGCCATTCACTTGATACCCAACAGGACCAAGAAGGGGGACGGCCTGACCTTCTTCCTCTCCACCTACCCGTCAAGATTACCGCCGGAGTCGTCCAGCAATCTCCTTGGCCTCATCAGCAGTAGCGACACTAGCGCCGTCGGCGAAGACCGGTTCGTCGCCGTTGAGTTCGACACTTACAGCAACCCATGGGATCCCACGGGAGCCTccgatcacatcggcatcgacctCAGCTCCGTCACCTCGGTGAGCACCACCAGGTTGCCCAGCTACAGCCTCAATGGCACCATGACGGCGACCATCACTTTTGTCAACACCACCCGGACGCTGGAGGCCATCCTGCACTTTGATTATTCCAATCATTCTCTTGCCGCCGCTCGGGTGAAGACGCAGTTGCCTGATCCTCTCGATGCCTTGCTCCCTCCGGTGGTGGCGGTTGGGTTCTCTGCGGCCACCGGTGGAAACACTGAGCTGCATCAGATACACTCTTGGTCATTCAACTCAACTATGGCACCGAGAGCCAGAG GTCGTGACAATTCATTGATCATCGGAGGAGCCGTCGTTGTTGCGTTGGCCCTGGTGGTGATAATTTGGTCAATCCTATCATGGTGTAGGTGGACACGCACGCGCGATTCCTTTGGGACCGGAACTCGTCTTAAACGATTCGAGTACCGCGAAGTGTCCACCGCCACCGACGGATTCTCCGACAAGAAGAAGATCGGAGCCGGTGGCTTCGGCGTGGTATACAGTGGGAGCCTCAAGGCCGACCAACCGGTGGCCGTGAAGAAGATCCTCAAGGACTCGAGGGGAGAATTCAAGGACTTCCTCGCAGAGCTGGACGCCGTCGGCCGAACGGGCCACGGTAACGTGGTCAGGCTCGAAGGCTGGTGCTGCAGCATAAACAATTTCATGTTTTGGTGCTTGCACAGACAGAACGTCAAGCTCTTCCTCGTCT atgaACTTGTGCCTAATGGCAACCTCCACGAGCACCTGCACGAAAGGCCTGAAGTACTGTCATGGGCAAGGAG GTACAAAATAGTGAAGGGCATAGGGTCCGCTCTTCATTACCTCCACCACCTATGCAAGCCATGCATCTTGCACAGAGATATCAAACCAAGCAACATACTCCTGGACCATGATTTCAATGCCAAGCTTGGCGACTTTGGGCTGTCGAGGGTCGCCCAATACGACGACGACACATCACTGATTACGGCAGTGGCCGTTGGGACCGTGGACTACATGGATCCACTGTGCAAGAAACATGGACAGGTCAAGCTGCGCCCTAGCTCCGACGTCTACAGCTTTGGGATCGTCCTGCTAGAGATATTGCATGGAGAAAATAACCCGGACCTTCTCCGGAAGCTCCATAGAGATCAGCCAGAAACATTTGTGAGTGATGCTGCCGACAAGAAGCTGGATGGCCAGTTTGACAAGATAGAGATGGAGCGCGTGATTGTCCTCGCCCTCCAGTGTTGTGACCTAGATGAGAGCCAACGGCCTTCAATGGCTGCTGCAATGCTATTCCTGGAGAACGGCGGAGAGTTGCCCCCTGCTACACCCGATCGATCAAAGCCACCATAG